A window of Dehalococcoidales bacterium contains these coding sequences:
- a CDS encoding CARDB domain-containing protein: MEISSWYPMSPDKGPPLPVFLGVYWPWYEVPASGFTISGLAVSPSSVAVGETVTVSCTVTNSGSEIKTGMVTLSGDFSDQQTVTLQPGESKEVSFHVTPAVAGNYNVSVEGQSGTFTATAAPSAADIRLENLTIAPGTVAVGGTVTITVTARNYGSAAGTKKITCTVN, encoded by the coding sequence ATGGAAATTTCAAGCTGGTATCCGATGTCGCCCGACAAAGGGCCCCCGCTGCCAGTTTTCTTAGGGGTCTATTGGCCGTGGTATGAAGTTCCAGCGAGTGGTTTCACTATAAGTGGTCTAGCCGTATCTCCAAGTTCGGTCGCTGTGGGTGAAACTGTGACCGTATCATGTACTGTTACCAATAGCGGAAGCGAGATTAAAACCGGTATGGTAACCCTGAGTGGGGATTTTTCCGACCAGCAGACAGTAACGTTGCAGCCTGGCGAGTCGAAGGAGGTTTCCTTCCATGTGACGCCGGCGGTAGCCGGAAACTACAATGTTAGTGTCGAGGGGCAGAGCGGGACATTTACCGCCACTGCTGCGCCGTCTGCCGCTGACATCAGGTTGGAGAATCTGACCATTGCGCCCGGCACGGTAGCGGTCGGCGGGACCGTTACTATTACGGTTACCGCCAGGAACTATGGCAGCGCGGCAGGCACCAAGAAAATTACCTGTACGGTAAACTGA
- a CDS encoding CARDB domain-containing protein has product MEISNWYPMSPDKGPPLPAFLGIYWPWYTTGGETSADLEITDLTVSPAETNPGSLVIISCTATNISGAAGSFTVTLGGDFAKTTRITLQPGASTSVGWSVTAPAESGTYHVSVDGLNGQFVVIAP; this is encoded by the coding sequence ATGGAAATATCAAATTGGTATCCGATGTCGCCCGACAAAGGGCCTCCACTGCCGGCGTTTCTGGGCATTTACTGGCCTTGGTATACCACTGGCGGGGAGACATCTGCTGATCTGGAAATAACAGACTTGACCGTTTCTCCTGCAGAGACAAACCCCGGGAGCCTGGTGATTATCAGCTGTACGGCAACCAATATTAGTGGTGCGGCAGGTTCGTTTACGGTAACTTTGGGGGGTGATTTTGCAAAGACAACAAGAATAACGTTACAACCGGGAGCAAGCACATCGGTCGGTTGGAGTGTCACGGCGCCGGCTGAATCAGGCACTTACCATGTCAGCGTTGATGGCCTCAATGGCCAGTTTGTGGTTATTGCTCCCTAG